The Bos javanicus breed banteng chromosome 18, ARS-OSU_banteng_1.0, whole genome shotgun sequence genome has a segment encoding these proteins:
- the LOC133229802 gene encoding zinc finger protein 345-like isoform X2 — protein MRVVFNQLFSRSCFWSGEEKVETSFEQSVSVAVSQATTSKEPSSSQKTHPCEVCGPVLRGIFHLAEQQGTQHSKKLLKCRACAKGFSFSTDLRQHQEPHKQEKPPIISVDRSSFVKSSHFHVSGEPLTSKEVEDDFRSTSEHLKQQASHTGEKPNTVTHCMENLQSKKSHCPRGECKKAFSPKHTLVQDHSACPERQRFVCSKCGKKFKYKSSFIVHQKAHTGDRLYECGDCGKSFRGSSALIQHRRIHTGARQYKCSKCGKSFSQEFVLIYPQRSNTGENCHVCYHCAQSSGHSSIFIQQRTVHTGEISYECTECRKSFKRKSDVIEHWRVHTGERPYECNECGKSFTSNSALHYHQRVHTGEKTHKCGECGKSFTSSSGLRYHQRIHTGERPYECTDCGKSFTQINHLIIHRRIHTGERPYECSECGKSFSHKSYLSQHQRVHTGERPFECNECGKSFTSGSALCYHQRVHTGEKPYECTDCGKSFTNGPILIRHRRVHTGERPYECNECGKSFTQRNHLNIHQRVHTGERPYECSECGKCFTSGSALRYHQKIHIGERPYECSECEKSFTSNSALRCHQRVHTGERPFDCSECGKSFRDSSQLNQHQRVHTGEKPYECTDCGRSFSQNSYLSKHRRVHTGERPYECSECEKSFTSVSALGYHQRVHTGERPYKCSDCGKSFTNSSILVRHRRVHTGERPHECSDCGKSFTQRIHLIIHRRVHTGERPYECSECGKSFTSRSTLHYHQRVHTGEKPYDCLKCGKSFSRKSNLSQHQRIHTGKRP, from the coding sequence GCTTCTGGAGTGGAGAGGAGAAAGTTGAGACTTCCTTTGAACAGAGTGTTTCTGTGGCAGTGTCACAGGCCACGACTTCCAAGGAACCTTCCTCTTCTCAGAAGACTCACCCCTGTGAAGTGTGTGGTCCAGTCTTGAGAGGCATTTTCCATTTGGCTGAGCAGCAGGGAACACAACACAGCAAGAAATTACTGAAGTGTAGGGCATGTGCAAAAGGATTTTCTTTCAGTACAGACCTTCGGCAGCACCAGGAGCCGCACAAGCAAGAAAAACCACCCATAATCAGCGTGGACAGATCTTCATTTGTGAAGAGCTCCCATTTCCATGTGTCAGGAGAGCCTCTAACCAGCAAGGAAGTTGAGGATGACTTCAGAAGCACCTCAGAACATCTGAAGCAACAGGCCAGTCACACTGGGGAGAAGCCAAATACAGTCACCCACTGCATGGAaaatttacaaagcaaaaaaagTCATTGTCCCAGGGGAGAATGCAAGAAAGCCTTCAGTCCCAAACACACACTTGTTCAGGACCACAGTGCCTGCCCTGAAAGACAACGTTTTGTGTGCAGTAAATGTGGGAAAAAATTCAAGTATAAATCCTCATTTATTGTGCACCAGAAAGCCCACACTGGTGACAGGCTTTATGAGTGTGGTGACTGTGGAAAATCTTTCAGAGGAAGCTCAGCCCTCATTCAACATCGAAGAATTCATACTGGGGCAAGGCAGTACAAGTGCAGCAAATGTGGGAAATCCTTTAGCCAAGAATTCGTCCTCATTTATCCTCAGAGGAGTAACACTGGAGAAAATTGCCATGTGTGCTATCATTGTGCACAGTCTTCTGGCCATAGCTCCATCTTTATTCAACAACGGACAGTTCACACTGGAGAAATCAGTTATGAATGCACTGAGTGTAGGAAGTCCTTTAAACGAAAATCAGATGTAATTGAACACTGGAGGGTTCATACAGGAGAAAGGCCTTATGAGTGCAATGAGTGTGGGAAATCTTTTACTTCTAACTCTGCCCTCCATTatcatcagagagttcacactggagaaaagacTCATAAATGTGGGGAATGTGGGAAGTCTTTTACCTCTAGCTCTGGCCTGCGTtatcatcagagaattcacacaGGAGAAAGGCCATATGAGTGTACTGATTGTGGGAAGTCTTTTACCCAAATAAATCACCTCATTATACACCGAAGAATTCACACAGGAGAAAGGCCTTatgagtgcagtgaatgtgggaaatcctTTAGCCATAAATCTTACCTGTCTCAACACCAgagagttcacactggagaaaggccttttgaatgtaatgaatgtggtaAATCTTTTACCTCTGGTTCTGCCCTCTGTTatcatcagagagttcacacaGGAGAAAAACCTTATGAGTGCACAGACTGTGGGAAATCCTTTACCAATGGACCAATACTCATCCGACACCGTCGAGTTCACACAGGAGAAAGGCCTTATGAATGCAATGAGTGTGGGAAATCCTTTACCCAAAGAAATCATCTCAACATACACCAGAGAGTTCACACAGGAGAGAGGCCTTATGAGTGCAGCGAATGTGGAAAATGTTTTACCTCTGGCTCTGCCCTTCGTTAtcatcagaaaattcacattGGAGAAAGGCCTTATGAGTGCAGCGAATGTGAGAAGTCTTTTACCTCTAACTCTGCCCTCCGTTGtcatcagagagttcacacaGGAGAAAGGCCTTTTGactgcagtgaatgtgggaaatcttttaGGGATAGTTCCCAGTTGAATCAACACCAGAGggttcacactggagaaaagccttatGAATGTACGGATTGTGGGAGATCCTTTAGCCAGAATTCATACCTCTCTAAACACCGgagagttcacactggagaaaggccttatgAGTGCAGTGAATGTGAGAAGTCTTTTACTTCTGTTTCTGCCCTTGGCTatcatcagagagttcacactggagaaCGGCCTTATAAGTGCAGTGACTGTGGGAAATCTTTTACCAATAGCTCGATACTCGTTCGACATCGGAGAGTTCACACAGGAGAAAGGCCTCATGAATGTAGTGACTGTGGGAAATCCTTTACCCAAAGAATTCACCTCATTATTCACCGGCGAGTTCACACAGGAGAAAGGCCTTAtgaatgcagtgaatgtgggaaatctttCACCTCTCGTTCCACCCTTCATTatcatcagagagttcacacaGGAGAAAAGCCGTATGACTGCCTCAAATGTGGGAAGTCTTTTAGCCGAAAATCTAACCTCTCTCAgcatcagagaattcacactggGAAAAGGCCTTAG
- the LOC133229802 gene encoding zinc finger protein 850-like isoform X3, whose protein sequence is MENLQSKKSHCPRGECKKAFSPKHTLVQDHSACPERQRFVCSKCGKKFKYKSSFIVHQKAHTGDRLYECGDCGKSFRGSSALIQHRRIHTGARQYKCSKCGKSFSQEFVLIYPQRSNTGENCHVCYHCAQSSGHSSIFIQQRTVHTGEISYECTECRKSFKRKSDVIEHWRVHTGERPYECNECGKSFTSNSALHYHQRVHTGEKTHKCGECGKSFTSSSGLRYHQRIHTGERPYECTDCGKSFTQINHLIIHRRIHTGERPYECSECGKSFSHKSYLSQHQRVHTGERPFECNECGKSFTSGSALCYHQRVHTGEKPYECTDCGKSFTNGPILIRHRRVHTGERPYECNECGKSFTQRNHLNIHQRVHTGERPYECSECGKCFTSGSALRYHQKIHIGERPYECSECEKSFTSNSALRCHQRVHTGERPFDCSECGKSFRDSSQLNQHQRVHTGEKPYECTDCGRSFSQNSYLSKHRRVHTGERPYECSECEKSFTSVSALGYHQRVHTGERPYKCSDCGKSFTNSSILVRHRRVHTGERPHECSDCGKSFTQRIHLIIHRRVHTGERPYECSECGKSFTSRSTLHYHQRVHTGEKPYDCLKCGKSFSRKSNLSQHQRIHTGKRP, encoded by the coding sequence ATGGAaaatttacaaagcaaaaaaagTCATTGTCCCAGGGGAGAATGCAAGAAAGCCTTCAGTCCCAAACACACACTTGTTCAGGACCACAGTGCCTGCCCTGAAAGACAACGTTTTGTGTGCAGTAAATGTGGGAAAAAATTCAAGTATAAATCCTCATTTATTGTGCACCAGAAAGCCCACACTGGTGACAGGCTTTATGAGTGTGGTGACTGTGGAAAATCTTTCAGAGGAAGCTCAGCCCTCATTCAACATCGAAGAATTCATACTGGGGCAAGGCAGTACAAGTGCAGCAAATGTGGGAAATCCTTTAGCCAAGAATTCGTCCTCATTTATCCTCAGAGGAGTAACACTGGAGAAAATTGCCATGTGTGCTATCATTGTGCACAGTCTTCTGGCCATAGCTCCATCTTTATTCAACAACGGACAGTTCACACTGGAGAAATCAGTTATGAATGCACTGAGTGTAGGAAGTCCTTTAAACGAAAATCAGATGTAATTGAACACTGGAGGGTTCATACAGGAGAAAGGCCTTATGAGTGCAATGAGTGTGGGAAATCTTTTACTTCTAACTCTGCCCTCCATTatcatcagagagttcacactggagaaaagacTCATAAATGTGGGGAATGTGGGAAGTCTTTTACCTCTAGCTCTGGCCTGCGTtatcatcagagaattcacacaGGAGAAAGGCCATATGAGTGTACTGATTGTGGGAAGTCTTTTACCCAAATAAATCACCTCATTATACACCGAAGAATTCACACAGGAGAAAGGCCTTatgagtgcagtgaatgtgggaaatcctTTAGCCATAAATCTTACCTGTCTCAACACCAgagagttcacactggagaaaggccttttgaatgtaatgaatgtggtaAATCTTTTACCTCTGGTTCTGCCCTCTGTTatcatcagagagttcacacaGGAGAAAAACCTTATGAGTGCACAGACTGTGGGAAATCCTTTACCAATGGACCAATACTCATCCGACACCGTCGAGTTCACACAGGAGAAAGGCCTTATGAATGCAATGAGTGTGGGAAATCCTTTACCCAAAGAAATCATCTCAACATACACCAGAGAGTTCACACAGGAGAGAGGCCTTATGAGTGCAGCGAATGTGGAAAATGTTTTACCTCTGGCTCTGCCCTTCGTTAtcatcagaaaattcacattGGAGAAAGGCCTTATGAGTGCAGCGAATGTGAGAAGTCTTTTACCTCTAACTCTGCCCTCCGTTGtcatcagagagttcacacaGGAGAAAGGCCTTTTGactgcagtgaatgtgggaaatcttttaGGGATAGTTCCCAGTTGAATCAACACCAGAGggttcacactggagaaaagccttatGAATGTACGGATTGTGGGAGATCCTTTAGCCAGAATTCATACCTCTCTAAACACCGgagagttcacactggagaaaggccttatgAGTGCAGTGAATGTGAGAAGTCTTTTACTTCTGTTTCTGCCCTTGGCTatcatcagagagttcacactggagaaCGGCCTTATAAGTGCAGTGACTGTGGGAAATCTTTTACCAATAGCTCGATACTCGTTCGACATCGGAGAGTTCACACAGGAGAAAGGCCTCATGAATGTAGTGACTGTGGGAAATCCTTTACCCAAAGAATTCACCTCATTATTCACCGGCGAGTTCACACAGGAGAAAGGCCTTAtgaatgcagtgaatgtgggaaatctttCACCTCTCGTTCCACCCTTCATTatcatcagagagttcacacaGGAGAAAAGCCGTATGACTGCCTCAAATGTGGGAAGTCTTTTAGCCGAAAATCTAACCTCTCTCAgcatcagagaattcacactggGAAAAGGCCTTAG
- the LOC133229802 gene encoding zinc finger protein 345-like isoform X1 codes for MAAAALRDPPQGGVTFEDVALSFSWKEWKLLDAAQRRLYHDVMVENYALISSLGFWSGEEKVETSFEQSVSVAVSQATTSKEPSSSQKTHPCEVCGPVLRGIFHLAEQQGTQHSKKLLKCRACAKGFSFSTDLRQHQEPHKQEKPPIISVDRSSFVKSSHFHVSGEPLTSKEVEDDFRSTSEHLKQQASHTGEKPNTVTHCMENLQSKKSHCPRGECKKAFSPKHTLVQDHSACPERQRFVCSKCGKKFKYKSSFIVHQKAHTGDRLYECGDCGKSFRGSSALIQHRRIHTGARQYKCSKCGKSFSQEFVLIYPQRSNTGENCHVCYHCAQSSGHSSIFIQQRTVHTGEISYECTECRKSFKRKSDVIEHWRVHTGERPYECNECGKSFTSNSALHYHQRVHTGEKTHKCGECGKSFTSSSGLRYHQRIHTGERPYECTDCGKSFTQINHLIIHRRIHTGERPYECSECGKSFSHKSYLSQHQRVHTGERPFECNECGKSFTSGSALCYHQRVHTGEKPYECTDCGKSFTNGPILIRHRRVHTGERPYECNECGKSFTQRNHLNIHQRVHTGERPYECSECGKCFTSGSALRYHQKIHIGERPYECSECEKSFTSNSALRCHQRVHTGERPFDCSECGKSFRDSSQLNQHQRVHTGEKPYECTDCGRSFSQNSYLSKHRRVHTGERPYECSECEKSFTSVSALGYHQRVHTGERPYKCSDCGKSFTNSSILVRHRRVHTGERPHECSDCGKSFTQRIHLIIHRRVHTGERPYECSECGKSFTSRSTLHYHQRVHTGEKPYDCLKCGKSFSRKSNLSQHQRIHTGKRP; via the coding sequence GCTTCTGGAGTGGAGAGGAGAAAGTTGAGACTTCCTTTGAACAGAGTGTTTCTGTGGCAGTGTCACAGGCCACGACTTCCAAGGAACCTTCCTCTTCTCAGAAGACTCACCCCTGTGAAGTGTGTGGTCCAGTCTTGAGAGGCATTTTCCATTTGGCTGAGCAGCAGGGAACACAACACAGCAAGAAATTACTGAAGTGTAGGGCATGTGCAAAAGGATTTTCTTTCAGTACAGACCTTCGGCAGCACCAGGAGCCGCACAAGCAAGAAAAACCACCCATAATCAGCGTGGACAGATCTTCATTTGTGAAGAGCTCCCATTTCCATGTGTCAGGAGAGCCTCTAACCAGCAAGGAAGTTGAGGATGACTTCAGAAGCACCTCAGAACATCTGAAGCAACAGGCCAGTCACACTGGGGAGAAGCCAAATACAGTCACCCACTGCATGGAaaatttacaaagcaaaaaaagTCATTGTCCCAGGGGAGAATGCAAGAAAGCCTTCAGTCCCAAACACACACTTGTTCAGGACCACAGTGCCTGCCCTGAAAGACAACGTTTTGTGTGCAGTAAATGTGGGAAAAAATTCAAGTATAAATCCTCATTTATTGTGCACCAGAAAGCCCACACTGGTGACAGGCTTTATGAGTGTGGTGACTGTGGAAAATCTTTCAGAGGAAGCTCAGCCCTCATTCAACATCGAAGAATTCATACTGGGGCAAGGCAGTACAAGTGCAGCAAATGTGGGAAATCCTTTAGCCAAGAATTCGTCCTCATTTATCCTCAGAGGAGTAACACTGGAGAAAATTGCCATGTGTGCTATCATTGTGCACAGTCTTCTGGCCATAGCTCCATCTTTATTCAACAACGGACAGTTCACACTGGAGAAATCAGTTATGAATGCACTGAGTGTAGGAAGTCCTTTAAACGAAAATCAGATGTAATTGAACACTGGAGGGTTCATACAGGAGAAAGGCCTTATGAGTGCAATGAGTGTGGGAAATCTTTTACTTCTAACTCTGCCCTCCATTatcatcagagagttcacactggagaaaagacTCATAAATGTGGGGAATGTGGGAAGTCTTTTACCTCTAGCTCTGGCCTGCGTtatcatcagagaattcacacaGGAGAAAGGCCATATGAGTGTACTGATTGTGGGAAGTCTTTTACCCAAATAAATCACCTCATTATACACCGAAGAATTCACACAGGAGAAAGGCCTTatgagtgcagtgaatgtgggaaatcctTTAGCCATAAATCTTACCTGTCTCAACACCAgagagttcacactggagaaaggccttttgaatgtaatgaatgtggtaAATCTTTTACCTCTGGTTCTGCCCTCTGTTatcatcagagagttcacacaGGAGAAAAACCTTATGAGTGCACAGACTGTGGGAAATCCTTTACCAATGGACCAATACTCATCCGACACCGTCGAGTTCACACAGGAGAAAGGCCTTATGAATGCAATGAGTGTGGGAAATCCTTTACCCAAAGAAATCATCTCAACATACACCAGAGAGTTCACACAGGAGAGAGGCCTTATGAGTGCAGCGAATGTGGAAAATGTTTTACCTCTGGCTCTGCCCTTCGTTAtcatcagaaaattcacattGGAGAAAGGCCTTATGAGTGCAGCGAATGTGAGAAGTCTTTTACCTCTAACTCTGCCCTCCGTTGtcatcagagagttcacacaGGAGAAAGGCCTTTTGactgcagtgaatgtgggaaatcttttaGGGATAGTTCCCAGTTGAATCAACACCAGAGggttcacactggagaaaagccttatGAATGTACGGATTGTGGGAGATCCTTTAGCCAGAATTCATACCTCTCTAAACACCGgagagttcacactggagaaaggccttatgAGTGCAGTGAATGTGAGAAGTCTTTTACTTCTGTTTCTGCCCTTGGCTatcatcagagagttcacactggagaaCGGCCTTATAAGTGCAGTGACTGTGGGAAATCTTTTACCAATAGCTCGATACTCGTTCGACATCGGAGAGTTCACACAGGAGAAAGGCCTCATGAATGTAGTGACTGTGGGAAATCCTTTACCCAAAGAATTCACCTCATTATTCACCGGCGAGTTCACACAGGAGAAAGGCCTTAtgaatgcagtgaatgtgggaaatctttCACCTCTCGTTCCACCCTTCATTatcatcagagagttcacacaGGAGAAAAGCCGTATGACTGCCTCAAATGTGGGAAGTCTTTTAGCCGAAAATCTAACCTCTCTCAgcatcagagaattcacactggGAAAAGGCCTTAG